The Malaclemys terrapin pileata isolate rMalTer1 chromosome 5, rMalTer1.hap1, whole genome shotgun sequence genomic interval TAGCCAACTATTTTCTAGGAATAGCCTACATGCAATAATTCATTTCTACACCCTACTGAAGAAAGTAAAATCTCACCcgtgtcattttaaaaaagtctaaagATGGACGATTCCACCGTACATCCTCCTCCCGTCTGCGCTTTAGCCGGCTTTTCTTTTCATTCAGGACACAAGGCTGTGAGCGGCATCTCAGCAAGCCCTGACGCCGGCTGAGCTCTGGTGTGGAGGTGGGAGTGCTGTTGGCTGAAGGCAAGAGGTTTCCTGTCTCAGTGATGTGCTCCTGTGAGAGGGAGAGGCGACGCCTAGGGTTAAAGTCACAAGGTCCTCCAGAATTCCAACGGATACTTGAACTTGTGCTTCCCTCACTACTGTCCACAAAGCCGCTGCTCGCAGAGGAAGGTCGGGGTACTGGAGAAGTATTGAAGCTGGTGATAGTGAAGACGTTATTTAAGGACAGAACATTTTGTGGCAAGCTGATACTTGTGCTTCTCTGTAAGTTTGCACTCCCATGACTGTTGCAGCGTTGCAAGGTGGCACTGCCACCGCTGTTGCATCGTCTCTTTGATACAGGAGTCCAAACTTTTGAACTGCCAGGTTTCCATGGTGACCGACAACGAGCCAATTCATCTGGCTCAGAGAGTGACCTACAGTGGCGTTTGGTAGGCGGCGCCAATGGCTGCCCCGAGTTTTCATTAAGGTTTAGTTCACTTATCCATCCTGACACCATAGATGTGCTGGAAGATTCCTGCTGCCATTGCAGACTCACGTTGTTAGCTGTGCCTCTACTGAATGGGCACACTGGGAAAGGGTAAGCTGAATTTTTGGTCGCGTCAGCTTGGATTGGACAACCCCCATTTAAAGCTTTCCAAGGGCTCTCTtctaagaaagaaaaatgtaagggacgagagaaaaaaaaataggatacAGTTAGCTTACATTAATAGAGATATTATTTGGGTGAAAACTAACAAGTTGGAAGTCCTAGTTCTCTCAGCTGTGAAGGGGACACTTAACTCTGCATCGTCACCAAAACCCAACCCTCTAACATGAGCTAGTTCTGAAGGGAAAGATTACTACTGGAGAACTCCGGTAtttcaaagtaaaacaaaacaaaacaaaacaaaaccaaacaaaatagtATACACAAATTCTCTTGAAGTCTTCCTGAAGAAACATTAGAACTCTGTACCCTAATTCCCAACCTTTGTACTTCAGTATGGCAACTGTGAAAATGTGAACTACTTTTGCACATTAAGAGCTCTGGATAGTTTAGCTCTAAGTCACTTACAAAGCATAGTACTCTCAGCACACCATTTTGTACATTCAAAACTTGCACAATAGAATGTGGATATTAATAAGCAGTAGTGGCAAAGTTACTGCTGCTCCAGAGACTACAAAAAATATATTGCCATTAAGACCAGTAGCACTGAAGCATGATAAGTAGGGCTGAACTGGTTCAACCAATCTTGTGAAAAATCTAGCaggttggggtttttgtttttgttttgcttaacaCCCATTAAAATCTAGCTGATAACTATGACCATTTTAAGTCTATAGGGACCACAGATAATTTTGTTTTCCTCCATTATGGAAATATACTTCATATGTAAAGCCCAATAGTTATAGGTTTGTAATGTTTTTTCCTTCAAGACACTACATTATGGAAATCCAAGGCTTATGTGATGTGTGTTCATTCTTTATAATGTGactaaaagctttaaaaataaagtactgAGAAGTCTTATTTTTGGAACTGTTAGTTAAGATTGTTTTTTGGATAGTGAGACATTTGTCCCTCCCACTCATATCCATGACACAAAGCTTCAGAGCCCTAAATTAAAGGCCATTATTTCATTCCCCttattttacactttttaaaaaccttatacAAATTTTACTGTGAATACAGACAGCCCATAGTGTACAACTTCTTATGATCTGAAGTGGCAATGCTGGGTTGAAGAAAAAAAGTCTGCCAGCCAAGCCTCACTCTTTTGTGAAGCTTTTCTTTGAGAACATTTTGCACATTTTACAGCTGCTCCCCTACATTATAGAGTGAAGCGTAAGAGGAACTACAACAGAGGCCTAGGATTTGCAAATTGAAAGGCATATCATTGTCCGGCTGGCCAGTTAACAGCTCTTCATGCTTGGTTAGAAAATTTGCTAATTTAAACCAATTAGCCAAGTAAATTTCACTCATCCGGAGGGTGTGGTAATAAAGGATGAATTAAAGTTTTGGGACACCCAAAGGTCTTTCCCAACTAAGTTTTTAAAGCCTGTAATTAGAAGATGAAGTTTTTATCTTCATTACACTAAAAGTATATTAGAGCAGAGTATTACTTTTAAAGCTGGAGGTAAAAAGTTGTCTAGGTTCCCTgattaataatattttacatatggatcttgaagatggtcagggatgcaaacccatgtTGAcaggtgaccctaaacctctgactgccagaagtctGGAAGGGAAAACGGGGTGGATCACTCCCACTGCCCTGTTCAGTATGCTCCCCCTGAAGCTGTGATACTGGCCCATGTTgggagataggatactgggctagatagaccattggttttacccagtatggcagttcttatattTCCACTGCAGCTAgtcgtttttttgtttgtttgtttggtttctctctctctctctcatatatatatataaaatatatataaagtggCAAAAGATGATTTGTTAAAATGCTTTGAGGGTTGTAAACCCAAGTAGCTACAAGATGTATATGCTACATGGCCAGTAGGGTCTTCCAATAGTTTCCACATTTTGTTTACTCAAAAAGACCCTTCCAACTTAAAACTATAACTGTCCAGACAGCTGGCCTAT includes:
- the FAM53A gene encoding protein FAM53A isoform X3 yields the protein MVTLITEKLQNQSLDDLTCKTYNIHLYSSEKLNKSGSLFPFEINEESPWKALNGGCPIQADATKNSAYPFPVCPFSRGTANNVSLQWQQESSSTSMVSGWISELNLNENSGQPLAPPTKRHCRSLSEPDELARCRSPWKPGSSKVWTPVSKRRCNSGGSATLQRCNSHGSANLQRSTSISLPQNVLSLNNVFTITSFNTSPVPRPSSASSGFVDSSEGSTSSSIRWNSGGPCDFNPRRRLSLSQEHITETGNLLPSANSTPTSTPELSRRQGLLRCRSQPCVLNEKKSRLKRRREEDVRWNRPSLDFFKMTRTLKNSKSLCSLDYEEDDDDDDDTQMKTIVSSPCDSHDFMNITTPGSSPVKEQLDEVRHHGPCQVGFSVRDYKKAAAVCESDEDTSDCDSTEEGIFPLDCGDLDLEQIENN
- the FAM53A gene encoding protein FAM53A isoform X2 → MVTLITEKLQNQSLDDLTCKTYNIHLYSSEKLNKSGSLFPFEINESPWKALNGGCPIQADATKNSAYPFPVCPFSRGTANNVSLQWQQESSSTSMVSGWISELNLNENSGQPLAPPTKRHCRSLSEPDELARCRSPWKPGSSKVWTPVSKRRCNSGGSATLQRCNSHGSANLQRSTSISLPQNVLSLNNVFTITSFNTSPVPRPSSASSGFVDSSEGSTSSSIRWNSGGPCDFNPRRRLSLSQEHITETGNLLPSANSTPTSTPELSRRQGLLRCRSQPCVLNEKKSRLKRRREEDVRWNRPSLDFFKMTRTLKTSCFKQTSLNGAPHIIWKNELELVYMEKLFHKKTLKNSKSLCSLDYEEDDDDDDDTQMKTIVSSPCDSHDFMNITTPGSSPVKEQLDEVRHHGPCQVGFSVRDYKKAAAVCESDEDTSDCDSTEEGIFPLDCGDLDLEQIENN
- the FAM53A gene encoding protein FAM53A isoform X1 — translated: MVTLITEKLQNQSLDDLTCKTYNIHLYSSEKLNKSGSLFPFEINEESPWKALNGGCPIQADATKNSAYPFPVCPFSRGTANNVSLQWQQESSSTSMVSGWISELNLNENSGQPLAPPTKRHCRSLSEPDELARCRSPWKPGSSKVWTPVSKRRCNSGGSATLQRCNSHGSANLQRSTSISLPQNVLSLNNVFTITSFNTSPVPRPSSASSGFVDSSEGSTSSSIRWNSGGPCDFNPRRRLSLSQEHITETGNLLPSANSTPTSTPELSRRQGLLRCRSQPCVLNEKKSRLKRRREEDVRWNRPSLDFFKMTRTLKTSCFKQTSLNGAPHIIWKNELELVYMEKLFHKKTLKNSKSLCSLDYEEDDDDDDDTQMKTIVSSPCDSHDFMNITTPGSSPVKEQLDEVRHHGPCQVGFSVRDYKKAAAVCESDEDTSDCDSTEEGIFPLDCGDLDLEQIENN
- the FAM53A gene encoding protein FAM53A isoform X5, with amino-acid sequence MVTLITEKLQNQSLDDLTCKTYNIHLYSSEKLNKSGSLFPFEINEESPWKALNGGCPIQADATKNSAYPFPVCPFSRGTANNVSLQWQQESSSTSMVSGWISELNLNENSGQPLAPPTKRHCRSLSEPDELARCRSPWKPGSSKVWTPVSKRRCNSGGSATLQRCNSHGSANLQRSTSISLPQNVLSLNNVFTITSFNTSPVPRPSSASSGFVDSSEGSTSSSIRWNSGGPCDFNPRRRLSLSQEHITETGNLLPSANSTPTSTPELSRRQGLLRCRSQPCVLNEKKSRLKRRREEDVRWNRPSLDFFKMTRDILFSLSILINGICSQSARIQDELICRSDNWSPKWRL
- the FAM53A gene encoding protein FAM53A isoform X4 is translated as MVTLITEKLQNQSLDDLTCKTYNIHLYSSEKLNKSGSLFPFEINEESPWKALNGGCPIQADATKNSAYPFPVCPFSRGTANNVSLQWQQESSSTSMVSGWISELNLNENSGQPLAPPTKRHCRSLSEPDELARCRSPWKPGSSKVWTPVSKRRCNSGGSATLQRCNSHGSANLQRSTSISLPQNVLSLNNVFTITSFNTSPVPRPSSASSGFVDSSEGSTSSSIRWNSGGPCDFNPRRRLSLSQEHITETGNLLPSANSTPTSTPELSRRQGLLRCRSQPCVLNEKKSRLKRRREEDVRWNRPSLDFFKMTRDILFSLSILINGICSQSARIQDELICRSDNWSPKWRLP